The following DNA comes from Pseudomonas triticicola.
TCGCACTGCCTAAATGGCAGTGAGGGTGAAAGTATTGGGTCAGTTACGCTCGAAACGAGAAAACGGTACTCAGCGCTGCGGGCTTTCTCACACCATCACCGAGCAATAGGTAGACGGTGCTTTTGGTTTCAAACATGTACGGGTGGTCATGCGAAATTCCGAAGTTAGCGCGCACCCAGTGGCCGGGAGCGAAACGTCGACGGCTGTCCTCGACGACCTCATGGGCATAAACAGCTTTTGGTAGCAGCCCCATTGATGCGAGACGATCTTGCTCCGCCTGTGTGAGCTGGAGATCAGCGATGATCCATTGCTTCACTAGACAGAAAGGCTTTCCCGGAAAAGTCTGTTCGGCAAGCGCTATTAATTCTTCTTGCGCGCCATGCCAACCAAGAACGACTTCCCCGCTTCCATAAAAAAACTGAGCTATCTCATCCAGTGTTACTGACATGGAGCCTCCAGTGTTTGAACCATCATGTGCGTGCACTGGTGTAGATATGGCCCGCGCCGGTTATGAACTCGTAGACGGGGTTTTCCTCGGTGCCAGGCTGGATGCGAATTTCAGAGAGAAGCTCCATCGCGTATGCCCCCTGCTCGCACTTTGTAGGTGGAAGTATGAGATGGATGTTCGTCACGATTAGGAACTCACCCTGCTCCGCTTCACGCATCATCTGAACGGTCTCTACATCCGTAACTAGATGCGCGACCGGGCTGAAGTCTCCATCCTCCAATCCCATTCCCTCAACCAGAAACGAGTACTCGCACCGACTGATATCCATGGATTTCCAGAGCATTCGAATACCGTCAGGAGTTTTAAATTGCCCCTGCAAATTGCTGCTATTGGTTACAAACACTGCAGATAAACCCCATTCCAAATCCTGCCAAGCTCTGAATAGGCTCAGCGTAAGGCAGCCTTCGATTGCGCCTGCTCATGCTTCTGGCAACCGGATAGGAATGCTGCCGAAAGGCACGCCATCCCGTGGCGGCATGCATCCTATTGGATGGCCATCATAAGCAAATATCCCACCATTAACAATTATAGATATTTGGTGGGCCATTGCGAGTATGGCTCTATCCTTCATTTTGAGAAACTGAACGTGAAGGAAGAGCTAGCCGTCACGCTGCGCGCCATCCGGCAAATGAAAGGACTGGGTTATGAGGCCCTTGCGGGAACCATCAGCCAGAGCAACCTTAGCTTGCTCGAACAAGGGAAAATCCAGGCGACGCTACCGACCCTCGTCAAAATCGCCGAAACGCTCGATATCAACCTTCTGACTCTATTGGCGTTGTGCTTGGCGATCCGTGACAAAGAGGCTCCTGAACATTTGATAAAAAATGCGCAAAAGGAGCTTCAAGGCTTCATCGAATCTGGTGGCCTTAAAATCATGGAGGATCAGATTCAGGACGGCGCATTGAAAAAGCGCTCTCGAGGAACTCGAGCGGATGCTCAGAGGGTGAGTGCCGTTGTTGAACTGAAAAAGCGGGGCCTGACTCAAGCCGAAGCTGCGCGTGAACTAGGTTTGCCCACATCGACTGTTCAGCGGTACTGGCGGAAGGGATAAGCCTTTATAGGCAGGGTATTCAATACGATGCGTCTCATCGTCCTTGAGTCGCAACCGAGCGTAGGAGCTAGCATCGCTACTGCTGAGGCCACCAAGACGTCCTTCGCCGCATTGGAAAGGTTGATCTCGTCCGAGATTCAAGATTCAGTACTTTATCGTCCTAAACCAAAGCGGTTCGTTACCAACACCCTACCTTCTATCTCCACGGGAGCGTGATCACCGCCTTACAAAGATGCGATGAATCACGACATCCCCAAGTTTAAAGCAATCAATGCATCCCCGTTTTCATCGTCTCGGTGAGGACATTAATGTGTATCCCCCTGTCGTTGCTCGTGGGCGTTTAGCTCAGCAGTCTGTAATCGAGCTCAACGGAAAGTGGTTTCGGCTGTCCATTTCTACTGCCATATCGATGGACACCGAACAATTAGCTAACCCACTGATTTAAATTGATATTTTTTTGTCCATCACTAGATAAGTCACAGGTAGGGTGCGGTCACTAGACCATCCAGCGATTATCTGGCGATTAACATATCAAGCGACCTGGGACAGCTTGGCGTTAGCCTGATTCAGCCCTTTCTCCTGGAAGTCACCGCCCAGGTTCATGCCCTCAGCATGGATAAAGGTCACGTCGTTGATCCCGATGAAACCCATCACCTGACGCAGGTACGGTTCCTGATGATCCGCCGGGCCACCGGCATACACACCACCGCGAGCAGT
Coding sequences within:
- a CDS encoding DUF6957 family protein, whose product is MSVTLDEIAQFFYGSGEVVLGWHGAQEELIALAEQTFPGKPFCLVKQWIIADLQLTQAEQDRLASMGLLPKAVYAHEVVEDSRRRFAPGHWVRANFGISHDHPYMFETKSTVYLLLGDGVRKPAALSTVFSFRA
- a CDS encoding helix-turn-helix domain-containing protein, with protein sequence MAIISKYPTINNYRYLVGHCEYGSILHFEKLNVKEELAVTLRAIRQMKGLGYEALAGTISQSNLSLLEQGKIQATLPTLVKIAETLDINLLTLLALCLAIRDKEAPEHLIKNAQKELQGFIESGGLKIMEDQIQDGALKKRSRGTRADAQRVSAVVELKKRGLTQAEAARELGLPTSTVQRYWRKG